AGAAGAGGAATACATACCTCGAGCGCCCAGAGGACGCGGGCGGAGCGAGAGTTCTGCAGGTGGTGCACTAGGACGCGGGCCTTGTTCATGGTGTTGTGTTGTGGGCAATGGTGAGGTAGCTTGAGAGTGTGGAATGCGTGTTGATTGGCAGTACAGTATCGGTTACTAACCGATAGATGCCGCTCGTCCCTCATCCCACCGGACCTCGGCGGTGGGCAAATGTCTTGATAAACCTCTAAACTCTGACTCTGACTCTGACGTGCAGCCATCCAGAACGACAACGACATTTAAAATGCTCATCCTATCCGATGTGGACCGTTCTGCGAGCTCAGCCCGCAAGACACTGCACCTAACAAAGGTGCAGGCGACAGGCAACGActttctcctcctctccgaTCCGGACGGTCACCAACCCCTCCAACCGCACCAAGTCGCCGCGCTGTGCGATAGGCGTTTCGGTATCGGTGCCGACGGCGTGATTCGTGTCATCCGCTCTAGACATATACTAGAAGGCGCGGCGAGTCTGGAACAAGACCCTACCGCCGAATGGTTCATGGACTACGTCAACGCCGATGGAAGTATCGCCGAGATGTGCGGGAATGGGGTACGCGCCTTTGTCCGGTACCTCATCTACTCTGGTCTTAACCCATTGAGGGTTGGCGAGAGGATAGCGGTTGGGACACGAGCGGGGTTGCGATGGGTCGAGCGACTGGAGGAGGGCTTTAGAATCGACATGGGAAAGTGGCGGATGACAGGTCATCATCTAGTCAAGGCAGACGGGATCCCCATTAAAACGGGGTTGGGGATCAACCTCGGTAACCCGCATGTCGTCGTGTCCTTGAACGCGGACGAACTCGACGCCTTGAAGTTGGGAAACACGCCTATCCTGGATCCGCCAGCGATTAATGGCGCCAATATCGAGTTTGTCGTTACCGAGTCGGTTGAGGTCGGCCGCATCCGGATGCGCGTAAGCGAGCGTGGAGTCGGAGAGACGCTTAGTTGTGGGACTGGATCTGTTGCTGCCGCTCTCGCTGCGCGGGAGTGGGCGGGCGGAGCGCCAGATGCCTGGGAGGTGTGTATTCCCGGTGGGAGCGTCCAGGTCGCAATGACAGGAGGGAAGGATGAGCGGGTCACTCTCACGGGCCCAGCCGAGGTCGTCTTCGATGGCGAGTTTACGCTGCCGCGTGTGTGAGACTGCTGGGCAACAATCGAGACTGCCCCAACCCTGTAGGACAACCCGCGCTCTGGTACAACGCAGCGATCTTGATCTTgggcgccgagcttgggAAGACCACACCCCCGGCGTGGCGTTGCGGAATCCATACGAGATAGAGCCCGTAGATGAAAATGGAGTACTGCCCGACTGCCTAAATCATTGCATTACACTACATCCCACAACACTTGTTACATCTTAGGCTTGGGGATCtgcgccttgcgctcgtcTGAGACGCGCTTGATCATCCTCTGGTAGCCCGGACGCGCCttgatgcgctcgagccaTGCCAGTGTAGCAGGAGCAAGCGTTGCCCCGAGCGGGTTAACAGGCTTGGCGAACCACGTGAGCGGGAAAAGCATCATGAACTGGGATCAGCACACCCCCCAAGGACCAACTCACGTCACCAATACCTGGCTTGTCGCCGCCCGAGAACCAAGTGTGGGTCTGGAGGAAtgcgtcggcctcggccagcGCCTGGTTCCCCGACCCGCGGAACAGCTTGGCAAGATGGGCCTGGTAAGCCTGcgcgcccttcttctcctcggcgctcatGTTCTTCGTAACCGCCGGCAGGGCTACCGAGTTGAGCATGGCCGAGCCACAGGCAGGCATGACGCGGCCCTCGGCGAAGTGAGCCCAGTAGGTCGAGTCGAGGGAGGGAGTGCTCTCGACATTGTCGGACGGGAAGGACTGGACTaggcgctcgacgatgTATCCCGACTCCTTGAGGAGTTCGCCGTTCAGGAACGCCGAGGGAGCCTAGCGTTAGAGATGGAGATAGGAGATAGGAAACCcaccttgccgtccttgatgTGGTCGGTGAGCGTACTCGTCACACGGCCCTTGCTGGTGTCGGGAATGTGGATCACGACCTTGTATGGAATGCCTAGCTCCTCAACGAGCCAGACGATGCGCTCCGAGCGCGAGCCGAGCATGTGGTGGATCGTGAGGTCTGACATGATGAGTGGGTGTTTGAGAAAGTGACAAGACTGCCAAAGTGAGTGGTGTATGTTCCATTTGGCACCGGCTACTTGTCATCCGAAACCCACACGATTACGGAGGTGACCGCATTCCTCGGACACTCCACCTTGTAATCAATCAATTAGCCTCACATCTCACCATGCTCTGGTATCCCTCGCTATCCCTCGCTACCCTACTACCCCCGCATTCCAATAGTGACCATCTGGGGAATAggcgcggacgagctcgcggccgcAGCTTCGGGTTCATCGCCGAGCGGGGTTGGAGGGCATGATGGGAGCAAGCAAGGTTGAGGAAGAATAGAGACAATGCAACTTTGCGGCTCAGATTGTTCAGATTGTTCCTGGGTGCCATCCTTCGACCAGCCTACATCACAAACTGCAAAGGGGATTGAAACGGGACTGATGGACTCTATAACGGCCGCACGATGCACTGGACAAAAACTTCATCGGAGGGTATATCAATCGATACTGTAGCTCGACAGAGAGCATGTTCCAGCGCTCGACTACTTGTGAGGTGAGATTGGCGACAGTCACTTCCAGGCAATTCAGACCATTGTATTCACTTTATCGAGGCCCACCGCACTACTCTACAGCGCACTAGCCCGATTTTCTAATTTGTGTAATGGCGTTGCCTTCAAGCGCAAAAGTCTCACCCTCGCTATTCACTAGCACCTCCACATGGTCACAACAATAGAGTACAGGTACATGCACTCATGTATACATAGTGTGCTGGTTGGCTATGCAAATGTAGTGGCAACAGATGGCAAGCACCGTGATTGTCCCAATCTAGTCTGACCCTCAAAAATAGTGGGTGGCCACGCACATATACCCACCTCCTACCTGAGCAGCCATCGTCTCAGGCTGTTTGACGCTCCCCGCGTTGCCCACGACCCATATCGCCTCGAACTGCTGCCCACAGCGCTTACCCAGCGCAGGCGCCCTGATGGCGATAAAAGTTCGGAGCTGGGCCACGACCGGCGCCAATGAGAGGCGGTACGTGATCAACTCCTCGCGCCACTTCTTGTCCAGGACGCTCTGGATGTACTCGTCCGCGATGGAGTGTACCTTGGCCGCAATCGCCATAtggacctcgacggcgtgcgCAACGTTCGCGTCCGACGTGTCTatcgcggcgaggtcggcggtgaTGTTTCGCTCccactggtgtcagcacGTTCAACAACAAGCTCACGATGAGCAAGCTCTCGGTCTCCTCTTCGCTTGCGCCATTCTTGTACTGCCTCACCCACTCGCCTACCAGGTCGCGCGTTGCAACCGGTAGTTGTATGGGGAGATCGGCCTCTACATCATCCAAAAGTTTCAGGATCCGCTGGTGATTGCGGTCTGCCATCTTGTTGCGTTCTTCGGCGAGCATGGTTAGGCGACTATGGGGAGGATGCGAAAGGAAAGTTGACAAGATGGATGGGAGAAAGGATGACAGATAGGATGATGGGAAAGAGCAAATATAAAAGACAAAGGTTGAGTCACGAGTTAGGTTGTGAGAGAGGTATCTGAGTATCTGAATTGTGAATGTGGGGCGAGAAACACATTTACTTCGTACGCCACAAACTAACATCTATCACACGATCACACGACACGATGCACGATGCTAGCGTCGACAAATTTCGCGCACAATTCATATGTTAAAATCACCGTCCTCTCCGCCGGTTCGGGTGTCTCCTATGTTTGTGAAACAATCTATCACGCGATCTTTATTCTTCCTTGTTACAGCTTCCCTGCTTGCCATCCCCCTCACCGATCGCTGACAGGTGACTCATGAGACCCCTCTTCCGCCTTCCCCTTATTTTTGTTCTTCTCCGTCAGCGTCATCACGTGGACCTGGTCAGCGACACGTATCTCCCTGAACTAAGACCGTTGCGTTCAACAAGCGGCCAGATGAAGTTCAATAGGTGCGAAGGTCGTGGATTTCAAGCGCGATGCGGGCGTTACGCAAATTCCCCTCGTGCTGCCAGGTTGCCATCTCGACCTCAATGGGAACGGGTTTAAAGACAGTCATTGTGAGTAGGAGGACCGGGGTGGCGAACTCCTCCTGGTGCCAGCCTGGGAGCCCGATCTCCTCGAGAACAGGTTTGAGGTCAGGCAGgatgggcatgggcggcTGGAGCCAGAATTGCCCATCCCAGCCCATCACTCAATTACACCCACAAGCCGGGGGAGGGGTCCCCAGTCCTCCCTGAAGGGCATGAGGTTCTCCAGGAGAACGGGGCCCGGATAGAAGATGGGCTCTTGATCCTACTGCTCTGGAAGGTTGGAGAACGATGGGTGCTGGCCGTCGGGCATGGCGGTGAAGGGATTATCTAAGGTGATGTGGTTAAAGTGTAGTGGGAGAAATCAAGGTTGCGGCCTGAACAGTGGATAATGATATAGGACATCTTCGACGTGAGAGCTGCCACACACCTCTCTCGTCACTGCTCTGGCACTCACCACTCTGGCACTCAGCCAAAACCGGGTTTCTTGCGAAACTCTCTCTTCGGATGGCATCCActcagcctcgtcgccccATCCACCGTCGCTACACGCCAGAGTCGCCATGTATATTGCCCATTGTTTCTCAAACTGTTTGATATTTCATCATGGTAGACCTAGTATCCTTTTAATTGTTCTCTATGGACATATGACAGGTATAGTTATAGTTGTACTCTGGGTCTCGCGCTTTATTGGTTGCTCCTAGGATCCAAGTCAGGCCTCGTCGAAGCCCCCAGGTCCCACAAACCTCGCCCAATTCGCAATCTCCGCTTTGCGTTCGGGATCCAGGCGATTGGGGTCAGGTTTGGGTTTGGAGTCGGGCTTGGTCCCCCCCGTCATATTCACCAACGCGCGGGCTGCCACATGTCTTTCCGCCAGGTCCACTATCTGGTTCAGGACAATTCGGTGGGCTTTCAATGCCGTGCCGAGCTTTATCTGTGGTTGTATGATGCCGAACCGAGCTTTGATCTCTTCGGCTCGCTGGCGTCAACACAGCCTCCGGATGGACTC
Above is a genomic segment from Cutaneotrichosporon cavernicola HIS019 DNA, chromosome: 1 containing:
- the dapF gene encoding uncharacterized protein (Catalyzes the stereoinversion of LL-2,6-diaminoheptanedioate (L,L-DAP) to meso-diaminoheptanedioate (meso- DAP), a precursor of L-lysine and an essential component of the bacterial peptidoglycan) encodes the protein MLILSDVDRSASSARKTLHLTKVQATGNDFLLLSDPDGHQPLQPHQVAALCDRRFGIGADGVIRVIRSRHILEGAASLEQDPTAEWFMDYVNADGSIAEMCGNGVRAFVRYLIYSGLNPLRVGERIAVGTRAGLRWVERLEEGFRIDMGKWRMTGHHLVKADGIPIKTGLGINLGNPHVVVSLNADELDALKLGNTPILDPPAINGANIEFVVTESVEVGRIRMRVSERGVGETLSCGTGSVAAALAAREWAGGAPDAWEVCIPGGSVQVAMTGGKDERVTLTGPAEVVFDGEFTLPRV